The genomic DNA TTAAGCTGAGATACCAAAAGGGTGTTAACGCCAGCGGTGATCCTATTTTTGTTAACACTACCTATTCCAAAGCAAAGGTTACAGCCACCGACCAGGCTCTCTATGATGTGGCAACGGCTATCAATACTTTGCAAAACAATGCCTTGCTGGGTGTATTTCGCGCCGATGACAGCGAGTTAATCAATCAGTAACGGTAAAAGCGGGGTAAAAGGATAACATAAAGAATAGGAGGGATAAATCATGGCCAAGACTTTAGAACTAATCTTTGTCAACATGGCTGGTGATAAGGTAACCATGCGTGTTACTGACCCCAGAGAGGACATCCAAGAGTCCGAGGTTAGAACCGTCATGGACGAGATTGTGGCAAGCGACGTCTTCACCAGTTCCGGCGGTAGCCTGACCGGCGTGGCCGGTGCCAGGCTTGTGACCCGAGATGTGGCAGAACTGAACATTCTTTAGACGTAACCAGGGAGGGAGGCGGCTGCCTCCCTTTTTTGGGCCTATATCGAAGGAGGAAAAGCAATGGAGGAACTTTTTAAACTAGCCTCGAATTACGGTTTCCCAATGGTGGTGGCGGGTTACCTGCTGCTCCGCCTGGAACCCACCATTCGGGATTTGCAAAAAAGCATTAACCTCTTAAGCATCATCATCGCCCGGCAGAGCAATATGGATATGAAAGAGATTAATGAACTGATCAATAACCTCTAGGGGGTGTAACAATGGAGCAGGCGAAGAAAGCTAAACCAGAGCAGCGTATCACGCCCCACTTTACAGAAGGTGAGCTTGCCTGTCGGTGCTGTGGTAGATTGCTTGTTCAATCCGAGTTAGTCCATAAACTAGAAACCCTTCGCCAGCTAGTGAAAAAACCAGTGCTGGTGAATAGCGGCTACCGCTGCCCCGCTCACAATAGAGCTGTGGGTGGGGCAGTGAATTCCTATCACCTAAAGGGCATGGCCGCAGATATTCATGTGCCGGGGTTGGCTGTGGTAGAATTAAGCCGCCTAGCGGAGCAGGCGGGCTTTAATGGCATTGGTACCTACCCAAAGCAGAGTTTTCTTCATGTGGACGTTAGGGGGAACCGGGCCAGGTGGCAGGAATCATTTTAAGCCAATACAAAATTCAAGATATTATAAACCACGGGCCTCCTTATTGGGGGCCCCTTTGGTCTTTGAACGTGGTCAATGACATAAATCACAGCCATAGGAATTATCACAAAAATGTTAACTACCTGTGACATTCCTGTGATGTTGGTTCGTTAAGATAAGCTCAAAGCAACAGGAAAGGGGGGAAACAAAAAATGAAGTTAGCGAAAAAGAGTTTTGCGGTGCTGGCAGTTCTGGGGTTATTGGCGGTGGCTCTACCCTTAAATAGCGCCCTGGCTGCCCAAAATACTGTAGCAAAGCCAGCTGTGCAGCAATCCGTTCCGGTACAACAGGGCTACTACAACTATTCCGGTTACTGGTGCCCCTGGTTTAACCACAATCCCAACTATCAGACAAACTATGATTGGTACCAAAATAACAGCAATAACTACAACCCCAATTACAATAATAATGGTTGGCGGATGGGAGGATGGTGCTGGTAAGGTGCCTACCTACAACAAAAAATGTTTGCAGAGAGAGGATGTTACATTTGAAATTACCGAAAAAGCGTTGGTTTATGAGCTTCCTGGTACTTATTATGGCCGTAGGCCTAGTGGGGGCCGCCTATGCAGCTCCGGCTCAATCCTGGGTGGAGATGATGAAAAATGATCCCAATCCCATGAATATGAACACCAATACCAATACAACCCAGAGCAGCAAGCAAACTACCAGCACAGCGGCTAAGACTACCCAAGCAGCCGCCGTACAGGTAGCTCAGGTTTCCACAAACAACAGCCAGACTACTACTCAGAATAACAGCAATACCCAAAAAGTTCCCACCACCCAGAATGATCTATATAACCAAATGTACCAGCTTTGCCTACAGACTGGTATGCCCAACTGCCCCATGTTAAACGGTAGCCAGATGACCCGTGAGCAAATGATTAAATATTGCCTGGGTATGTATAACCAATACAGGCAACAGCAGCCAAACAGCCAAATTAGCCAACAAAACTGGCAGGCTATGCAGCAAATGTGCCAGCAATGGTATAGTAAGTACTACCCTCAAAACCAAAAGAGCGCTGCAAACGCCGCTAGCACCCAGAGCACACAACAGTACAACAATAACTGGAACAACAATATGAACCAAAACTGGTCCAATCATATGCAAAACAATGGCCAGTGGTCCCAGAGAGGCCATAACAACTGGGGGAACTGCGGCTGGTAAGTAAATATGAACACACGACGGGTTGTCCCTGCAGGGGGCAGCCTGTTTTGTTTATGTGGTAAGGAACTAAATTGAAATAAGAAAAAGCCGGTGTGAACCGGCTTGGGTGCGGGAGGCTAGCTGGGTATTTGGCGATCAGGCTTACCAAAGTGGCAGGCCTTTAGGTGCTTCATTTCGTGGGTCAATTGGTGCAGTTTCTTTCGGTAATTGGTTACCTTTGGATGCTCCGGGCCAAATTCATGTACCAGAGCGGCCAGTGTCATCTGGGACTGTATTTTTTTCAAATTCATTTGTGCATGGGTCATGAAAGTATAACCTCCTTCGTGTTGTAGGGTTCAAAATATCATAGGTATAGAATAGCGAAGGTTTTTCTCAGCAGTGTTACAACTGTGTAAACTTTTTGTGATTTAGCGAATATCACAAAAATGTTAAAAACCTGTAACAGAGCTGTGACATTACTTGGATAAAATGAATGCAAATACTAAAAAGAAGGAGTGAGTTCCAACATGAATTGGACCAAGAAGGTATTGGGTTTGCTGGGGGTTTTAGCACTACTGACGGTGGCTCTGCCCCTTTCCAATGTCTTTGCCGAACCGGTGGTTACTAACGACCAGGCCGTGGTACAAACCGCTGCAACCACCCAACAGTCTGCGCCCAACACCCAACAGCCAACAACCCAGCCCAATGCCCCATCAACCCAACCACAAATCACACAACCCCAGGCACCCCAGGGCTACTACTACTCTTGCTGCCCCTGGTATGGCTCTGGCAACTGGAACAGTCCCTCTAACTACAGAGGTTCATCCTGGTAGGTTTTTTAGGAATAGGCCCATTGGGTCTATTCTTTTTTCGCAAAAAAATACCAGGGAGGGTATAATAAGTTTGGTTTTCTTATCAACCCGCTAAAGAAAACGGACGCAGTAAGGACACGAAAGAGGTGGTTAGGGTGAAGAATATTTTAATTGCTGACGATGATGAGCGCATTCGGGAACTGGTGAAACTTTACTTGGAGGCCGAAGGGTTTGCGGTGGTGGAAGCCGAGGATGGCCAACAGGTGTTAGACATAGTGAAAAAGCAGCCCATCGACCTGGTGCTGTTGGACTTGATGATGCCTGTACTGGACGGATGGATGGTCTGCAAAATGCTAAGACGGGAAAGAAAAATCCCCATCGTAATGCTTACGGCCAAAGGGGAGGAAAATGACCGGGTGCTGGGGCTTGACCTGGGGGCGGACGATTATATTACCAAGCCCTTTAGTACCAGGGAATTGGTGGCCAGGGTGAAGGCGGTGCTGCGGCGGGCCGAAGGGGGCAAGGGGGAGGCACACATGATCTCCTACCCTGGCTTTAAGCTAAACCAATTGACCAGGGAGTTGGAGCTAGGGGGCAACAACGTTAATCTCACCACCAAAGAGTTTGAACTCTTGCTCACCCTGGCCAAAAACCCCGGCAGGATTTACAATCGAGATCAACTCTTGGAGCTGGTCTGGGGTTACGACTACTGCGGTGATTCCCGGACGGTGGACACCCATATCAACCGGCTGCGGACTAAGCTGGAGAGTGAGGCTGGGCACAGCGTATTTATTAAAACCATACGGGGAGTTGGTTACAAATTCGAAAATGGTCATTAAAAAGAAGTCTGGTCACCAAGCTATGGTTGGCCATTGTACTGCTGGTGCTGGCTGTCTTCGCCTTTTCCGTGGCCATTCAGGCCCACCAAATTAAATCCTTCTTTTATGACCAGCAGGCCCGCTTCTACATCTATGAAGCGGAGGAAGTGGCCACCTTTTTCCGAAAAGAAGAACGTCCCGAGGTTATTCAAGAACGGCTGCAGATTTTGAGCCAGTTTCTGGGTGCCAGCATTTCTATTATGGATAAACAGGGAAAGATGGTGTATGACCAACCGGCCAGTGGTCAGCAAGCCACGGATATTGGGGTGGACCCTGGTTTGTTAGAAAAGGTATTGTCGGGCCGCAACACAGTTTTTGCCGGTAAATTATCCGGTAGTGAGCAGGATATTTTCTTGGCTTCAGTGCCGCTCCGCAAGGATAATCAAGTGATTGGTGCGGTGGTTATCAATAGCCCCCTAGCCACCATTCGAGAACAAATCAACCGTATGTTGAGCTTTGCTGTGCTGGGGGCATTGTTGGGCATTGTGTTGTCTACGGTATTAAGCATGGTGATCTTTCTTCGTTTTATTAAACCTTTGGTGGAAATGGACAAGGCGGCCAAAGCCATTGCCGAAGGGGATTTTGGTAAACAACTTCAGGTCAACTCCGATGACGAAGTGGGGCGGCTGGCCCTTTCTTTAAACCGTATGTCTGCCCAATTAAAGGAAAAGATTGAGGCCATTGAACGGTTGGACCGTTTGAGACAGGAACTGGTCTCCGATGTTTCCCACGAGCTTCGTACCCCACTAACGGTGATTCAGGGCTTTGCCGAGGCCCTGCATGACGAGATGGTGAAATCCCCCACCCAAGAGAAGTTCTACCTGAGAAATATCATTGATGAATCCGGCAGGCTGAAGGATTTGGTCAATGATATTTTAAGACTAAAGTCAATGGAAGCAGGCCATGTGGAGGATATGGAATATGTGGTGTTAAACAAGCTGCTGAACATCACTGCTGAACGCATGAGGCAAATTGCCACCGCCAAAGAGGTAACCATTCTCACCAAACTGCCGGGGGAACCCATTACGGTCTTTGGCAATATCGACCGGTTAAAACAGGTACTCACCAACTTATTGGATAATGCCATCAGCCATACTCCTTCTAGGGGAAAGGTTATGGTGGAATTGGGTGTGCAGGATAAATGGGCCTTTTTTGCGGTAAAAGACAGCGGACCCGGCATACCCCCGGAGGAATTGGAGAATATTTGGGAGCGGTTTTATAAGCTGGATAAGTCCCGCTCCCGGCGGGGTGCTGGGTGTGGCCTGGGGTTGGCCATCGTGAAAAAAATTGTGGAAGTACACAGCGGCAAGGTTACTGTGGCCAGCGAGGTGGGCAAGGGAGCGGTATTTACGGTTTTTTTGCCTCTGAATCAGCCACCAGAGGAAGGGGCAGATAGCCCGTAGGGAAATTTGGATGTTGTTGTAATATGATGGTGTTCCGGGAAAAACTAGGGGTTAAGCGGAATCTGAAACATCGGACAGAGAAAGGTAAAGAAGGAGGAGATCAATATTATGGGCTGGGGTTGGGGCTATGGCATGATGGGAGGCTGGTTTGGTATGTTGCTGCCGTTACTTTTTATGGCATTGGAGGGTGAGGGTTTTTTCGTAAACTTGCAAGGTTAGTTCCTTTTTTCTAAATAACACGGGCTGGCCTCCTTAAGTGATAGTTACCGGGCAAATCTCTTGGTAATCTGCCCTTGCTATTTAGGTTAGCTTAGGAAGTTATCCTCACTGTTACAACATCCCAACTTTTTTGTGACATAAACCCGCTCTATATCACAAAAAAGTTAAGTTCCTGTGACAGAGTGGTGATAAAAAAATGCTACTGACTGTTCGGTTCTGGAGGGAACGGCAGGTCACAAAAATGTTAAATGGCTGTGATAATGCTGTGATGTTGGGGCGTTAGAATAGATTATGCAATGAATAGAAAGGTGGGAGAGTATGTCTAAAAAACATATCTTAATTTTTATGGCTTTGCTATTTTTGGCGGCCCAGCCCATTTCTAATGTGTTGGCAAATTTCTATTCCTACGAGAAAACCACCGCTGCCAAAATGCCAGAGCCTGATTATACAGTAACCCAGACTGGGGAGCAACCAGCTACCAAAGCAGGTTTGGTGACAGAAAAAATAACTAGCCAGCCAGCCCCAACCAGCCAGCAGCAAAAGGAAGCAAACCCGTCCCAGGGGGCTACTTCACCTAAAACCGTGGCTCCCGTTGCCCCTGCCCAGGTGAGTCAGCCAGCAGCCAAGCCTCCCCAGGTGCAGCATCACATGGAGTGGCAGATGGACCAGGCAGCCAGTGGGCATGGTGGTTCCTATTATTCGGGATATCGACAAATGGGTTCACCATACAAGACAGATTATGAGTGGTATCAATATCACCGAGAATCCGAGGAGATGGGCAATAGACAGTACCCCTAATGGGCTAGCCCAATTTAGCCACATAACAACACTGTCCTATGTTCATAATAAATCCAAGAATGGAGGGAATATCCTGTGGCCACAGCCAAAAAGGAATTGGTCCTAGAACGATTAAATTGTGCTTCCTGTGCAGCAAAGATAGAAGATCAGATCAGTAAAATTGATGGAGTTAGCCAGGTCAGCCTAAATTTTGCCACCAAAAAGCTTACATTGGAAACCGAGCGGCTGGAAGAATTGGAACGAATACTGGCAGAAATTCGGCAAATCGTTAAGCGGTTAGAGCCGGATGTACTGGTTACGGAAAAGAAGGTGGACTTTACCCACCGGAAAGCGTTTCTGTTGGTGGGGTTAAGCTGTGCCAACTGTGCTGCCAAAATTGAAACCCAGGTGCAAAAAATCCCTGGTATTCAGGGGGCGGTGGTGAATTTTCCGGCCAAGAAACTGGTGGTGGAACTGGCATCGGAAGGCAGTAATGCCGAGATTCTACGCCATATTAAGCATAAGGTTGATAGTATCGAACCGGGCGTAGAGGTGAAGGAAATTACCGCCGAGACAAAGGCCCCCTCACCCCAGGAGGAAAAGCTGGGCGAAAAAATGGAACTGCTGCGGCTGGCGGCCAGTGCGGTGCTTTTTGCGGTGGCCCTGATTTTCCAATTTTCCTTTACTACCGAGGCCATCCTGTATGCCATCAGCTATGTGCT from Desulforamulus hydrothermalis Lam5 = DSM 18033 includes the following:
- a CDS encoding DUF1659 domain-containing protein, coding for MAVVKQPYACSIKLRYQKGVNASGDPIFVNTTYSKAKVTATDQALYDVATAINTLQNNALLGVFRADDSELINQ
- a CDS encoding DUF2922 domain-containing protein encodes the protein MAKTLELIFVNMAGDKVTMRVTDPREDIQESEVRTVMDEIVASDVFTSSGGSLTGVAGARLVTRDVAELNIL
- a CDS encoding YvrJ family protein: MEELFKLASNYGFPMVVAGYLLLRLEPTIRDLQKSINLLSIIIARQSNMDMKEINELINNL
- a CDS encoding YcbK family protein, whose translation is MEQAKKAKPEQRITPHFTEGELACRCCGRLLVQSELVHKLETLRQLVKKPVLVNSGYRCPAHNRAVGGAVNSYHLKGMAADIHVPGLAVVELSRLAEQAGFNGIGTYPKQSFLHVDVRGNRARWQESF
- a CDS encoding 1,4-beta-xylanase translates to MLHLKLPKKRWFMSFLVLIMAVGLVGAAYAAPAQSWVEMMKNDPNPMNMNTNTNTTQSSKQTTSTAAKTTQAAAVQVAQVSTNNSQTTTQNNSNTQKVPTTQNDLYNQMYQLCLQTGMPNCPMLNGSQMTREQMIKYCLGMYNQYRQQQPNSQISQQNWQAMQQMCQQWYSKYYPQNQKSAANAASTQSTQQYNNNWNNNMNQNWSNHMQNNGQWSQRGHNNWGNCGW
- a CDS encoding response regulator transcription factor, with the translated sequence MKNILIADDDERIRELVKLYLEAEGFAVVEAEDGQQVLDIVKKQPIDLVLLDLMMPVLDGWMVCKMLRRERKIPIVMLTAKGEENDRVLGLDLGADDYITKPFSTRELVARVKAVLRRAEGGKGEAHMISYPGFKLNQLTRELELGGNNVNLTTKEFELLLTLAKNPGRIYNRDQLLELVWGYDYCGDSRTVDTHINRLRTKLESEAGHSVFIKTIRGVGYKFENGH
- a CDS encoding sensor histidine kinase — protein: MAIVLLVLAVFAFSVAIQAHQIKSFFYDQQARFYIYEAEEVATFFRKEERPEVIQERLQILSQFLGASISIMDKQGKMVYDQPASGQQATDIGVDPGLLEKVLSGRNTVFAGKLSGSEQDIFLASVPLRKDNQVIGAVVINSPLATIREQINRMLSFAVLGALLGIVLSTVLSMVIFLRFIKPLVEMDKAAKAIAEGDFGKQLQVNSDDEVGRLALSLNRMSAQLKEKIEAIERLDRLRQELVSDVSHELRTPLTVIQGFAEALHDEMVKSPTQEKFYLRNIIDESGRLKDLVNDILRLKSMEAGHVEDMEYVVLNKLLNITAERMRQIATAKEVTILTKLPGEPITVFGNIDRLKQVLTNLLDNAISHTPSRGKVMVELGVQDKWAFFAVKDSGPGIPPEELENIWERFYKLDKSRSRRGAGCGLGLAIVKKIVEVHSGKVTVASEVGKGAVFTVFLPLNQPPEEGADSP